The Acidobacteriota bacterium genome window below encodes:
- a CDS encoding prephenate dehydratase domain-containing protein: MDELQALRQRIDEADRDLIEALARRMEVVDHILRQKEAQGLELFDLEREKSLLNKMADHGGQRRLDPKLVERVLRAVISHSRELQTRRVQERHNPDLRRVARVAFQGAPGAYSWQALHNHFGKKVEAVGFTGFRETLEALEEGRVDLALLPIENTLFGSIHDVYELLADSRYSVIGEEVLRIEHCLLGLREVPLEEIARVLSHPVALEQCKTFLRGLPNAANESYIDTAEAVRKVREDEDPRQAAIASRQAARRYGLQVLREGISDHPENYTRFWVVSRQSVSVDKRIPAKTSLVLVTDHREGALVACLTALRDHGLNMTKLESRPRQGSPWQYQFYLDVEGNIDDEETSRALDEVRKRARLLRVLGCYPKVDARSGVPYLSESRDADSRRRALRRSSGRKSPQPSSPREAAVVAVGAVEIGGGSFAVLAGPRSFSSPGELRPVAEAAEAAGARVLLGGEYLAAQGDHGLDLVTQGAQILSRLGRELRMPVGCEVEAAEQVEALAHCCDLLIVGGRNMQNYPLLRLLGRLAKPVLLERGINSTLDELTASAQEILAEGNQHVLLCERGIRTFEASNRETLDLGAVLALKERTHLPVIVNPMGAVSTPQDVLPLARAARAVGADGVVLNLGPDSQQRPVVEPADLAEFIAQEGVLG, translated from the coding sequence ATGGACGAACTGCAAGCCCTTCGCCAACGCATCGACGAAGCCGACCGCGACCTGATCGAGGCTCTGGCCCGCCGCATGGAAGTGGTGGACCACATCCTGCGCCAGAAAGAGGCCCAGGGTCTGGAGCTTTTCGATCTGGAGCGGGAGAAATCCCTGCTCAACAAGATGGCCGACCACGGCGGACAGCGCCGTCTCGATCCCAAGTTGGTGGAACGCGTCCTGCGGGCCGTCATCAGCCATTCGCGCGAACTGCAGACCCGCCGCGTACAGGAACGCCACAACCCTGACTTGCGGCGGGTAGCCCGGGTGGCCTTTCAAGGGGCTCCGGGAGCCTATTCCTGGCAAGCGCTGCACAACCACTTCGGCAAAAAGGTGGAAGCCGTGGGCTTCACCGGCTTTCGGGAGACCCTGGAGGCGCTGGAAGAGGGACGCGTCGACCTGGCCCTGCTGCCCATCGAAAACACCCTTTTCGGAAGCATTCACGACGTCTACGAACTGCTGGCCGACAGCCGCTACAGCGTCATCGGCGAAGAGGTGTTGCGCATTGAACACTGTTTGCTGGGCTTGCGCGAGGTGCCGCTGGAAGAGATCGCTCGGGTGCTCTCGCACCCCGTGGCGCTGGAGCAATGCAAGACCTTTCTGCGCGGCCTGCCCAACGCCGCCAACGAGTCCTACATCGACACCGCCGAGGCGGTGCGCAAGGTCAGGGAGGACGAGGATCCTCGCCAAGCCGCCATCGCCAGCCGTCAGGCGGCGCGGCGCTACGGATTGCAGGTGTTGCGCGAGGGGATTTCTGATCATCCCGAGAACTACACGCGCTTTTGGGTCGTTTCGCGGCAGAGTGTCTCGGTGGACAAGCGCATTCCCGCCAAAACTTCCTTGGTGCTGGTCACCGATCACCGGGAAGGGGCTCTGGTGGCCTGTTTGACGGCCCTTCGCGACCACGGCCTCAACATGACCAAGCTGGAATCGCGTCCCCGCCAGGGATCGCCCTGGCAATATCAGTTTTACCTTGACGTGGAGGGCAATATCGACGACGAGGAGACCAGCCGGGCCCTCGACGAAGTGCGCAAGAGGGCCCGCCTGCTGCGCGTTCTGGGCTGTTATCCCAAGGTGGACGCACGCTCCGGCGTGCCTTATCTGTCGGAGTCGCGCGACGCCGATTCGCGCCGAAGGGCCCTGCGGCGAAGTTCCGGCCGGAAGTCGCCCCAGCCATCCTCCCCGCGCGAGGCCGCCGTGGTCGCGGTGGGCGCGGTCGAGATCGGGGGCGGATCCTTCGCTGTCCTGGCGGGGCCGCGCTCTTTCTCCTCCCCCGGGGAACTGCGTCCCGTCGCCGAAGCCGCCGAGGCCGCCGGAGCCCGCGTCCTGCTGGGAGGCGAATACCTGGCGGCCCAAGGCGACCACGGACTCGACCTGGTCACCCAGGGGGCGCAGATCCTTTCCCGCCTGGGACGCGAACTGCGCATGCCGGTGGGCTGCGAGGTCGAAGCGGCCGAGCAGGTCGAGGCTCTGGCCCATTGCTGCGACCTGCTCATCGTGGGCGGACGCAATATGCAGAATTATCCTCTGCTGCGCCTGTTGGGGCGCCTGGCCAAGCCTGTGCTGCTGGAGAGGGGCATCAACTCCACTTTGGACGAGCTGACCGCCTCGGCTCAGGAGATCCTGGCCGAGGGCAACCAGCACGTGCTGCTTTGCGAGCGGGGGATACGCACCTTTGAGGCCTCCAACCGGGAGACCCTCGATCTAGGGGCGGTGCTGGCTCTCAAAGAACGTACCCACCTGCCCGTGATCGTCAATCCCATGGGAGCCGTCTCGACCCCGCAGGACGTCCTGCCGCTGGCCCGCGCCGCCCGCGCCGTGGGAGCCGACGGTGTCGTCCTCAATCTGGGACCGGACTCCCAACAGCGCCCCGTCGTCGAACCCGCCGACTTGGCCGAATTCATCGCTCAAGAAGGCGTTCTCGGCTAA
- a CDS encoding COX15/CtaA family protein yields MKLDRFAKYCWGVLAYTILVILWGAFVRATGSGAGCGSHWPTCNGEVIPRAPALETLIEYTHRLSSGLLGFLVVGLLIWAFRRFPSAHPLRKGALWSLLFVIAEALIGAGIVKFEWVADNDSIARVITMAFHLVNTFFLLAAMTLTAWWASGGGQVRLRGQGRVGLLLAVAMVSVLLLGASGAVTALGDTLVLNSNVDPQDSPVVASLVLLRFVHPMLALALLLLIMVTARICASTSSDPQTRLWGRSMMVVYHFQLLVGVVNVFLQAPVWIQLVHLLLADVLWILLVLTAASTLAVAAPARARLGQAYATGS; encoded by the coding sequence ATGAAGCTGGACCGCTTCGCCAAGTACTGCTGGGGAGTGCTGGCCTACACCATTCTGGTTATTCTGTGGGGCGCCTTCGTGCGGGCTACCGGGTCGGGAGCCGGATGCGGCAGCCACTGGCCTACCTGCAACGGAGAGGTCATACCCCGGGCCCCGGCCCTGGAAACCCTCATCGAATACACCCATCGTCTCAGCAGCGGATTGCTGGGTTTTCTGGTCGTGGGCCTGCTGATCTGGGCCTTTCGGCGTTTTCCTTCCGCCCATCCGCTACGGAAAGGCGCCCTCTGGAGCCTGCTGTTCGTCATCGCCGAGGCCTTGATAGGCGCCGGCATCGTCAAGTTTGAATGGGTGGCGGACAACGATTCCATAGCCCGCGTCATCACCATGGCCTTCCATCTGGTCAACACCTTCTTCTTGCTGGCCGCCATGACGCTTACCGCCTGGTGGGCTTCCGGCGGCGGCCAGGTGCGCCTGCGCGGCCAGGGACGCGTGGGTTTGCTGCTGGCGGTCGCCATGGTCTCGGTGTTGCTGCTGGGAGCCAGCGGAGCCGTCACCGCGCTGGGCGACACGCTGGTGCTCAACTCCAATGTGGACCCGCAGGATTCTCCGGTGGTGGCCTCTCTGGTCCTGCTGCGTTTCGTCCACCCCATGCTGGCGCTGGCGCTGCTGCTGCTCATCATGGTCACGGCCCGAATCTGCGCCTCAACCTCCAGCGATCCTCAGACCCGCTTGTGGGGCCGGTCGATGATGGTCGTCTATCACTTTCAACTGCTGGTGGGAGTCGTAAACGTCTTCCTGCAGGCTCCGGTGTGGATCCAACTCGTCCACCTCCTGTTGGCCGACGTCCTATGGATTCTGCTGGTGCTGACGGCGGCTTCGACTTTGGCGGTTGCGGCCCCGGCCCGGGCCCGTCTCGGACAAGCCTACGCGACCGGATCATAG